The Homo sapiens chromosome 10, GRCh38.p14 Primary Assembly sequence AGCAATGTTGCAGTGTTTTAAGGCAGAAAAGAAGAATCCTGCATCCAGTTGAAGCTGCAGGGAACATTTAGGGAAGGGGAATGTAATTATCCACATTGGAAGTGGGCCAGGGTTTGGAGCTTTGGGGAAAGAGGCCTTTAGGACTTCTACTTTCCAGCCCACCTGAAAGATGGGGCCTCCTTTCAGCAGTCTGGGACATCAGCCTGCTTCCTGCTGATTTAGGAAAAAGCCCCCAGGCGCCACCTCCTTTATATATTCCCCATCAGACTCTTCACCGGGGTGGAAAGTCTCTTTTCCAAGGTCTGGCTGGGGCTCAGCTGGGAAGATATGACAGCGTCCCGGGAAGCTGCCTCACACCAGTTTGGGTTTAACATATAATCAAATCAGAGTGACAGCAGATGGAAACAGTCTTCTGTTGCCGCAGGAGCCGTCCTTGAGTTCAGAAACAAAGACGGGGGCAAGAAAGACAAGACAAAGTGTGCATTTGTACATGTGTGTTCACACCCATGCACTTGTGCATAGGAAAAATAAGAAGGACTTCCCCAAAATCTTTTATTGGGTCTTATCTCTAGAGGGAATGGGAAAGGAGACTTTCTTCTACATTCTAACAAAGAATTTAATTCTCAAGgtgtttaaacaaaaaataaaggtgAAGCAGCCAGAGGTGTCAAGTTCCCTGAGTGGTTTTTAAGGTCAGAAGTAAGGAAATCAGCAGCtgactttcttccttctttgagTACTTCTTGGGAAGTTTTCTGTGTAAAACTCAAAATTTTTTGGAGTAAAAGTGCACAGAAAACCCTGGGGTGGTTGTCGTCCCTCCAGGCCACCTTGGTGCATTATTATGCATTAGGACACCCATTTTAGCAAGGCCCATGACTTACAGGGGCACCTCACTTATCCAGCCCTAGGTCGTGAGGTAGTCCTCATAATTTACTTTTTCAGATAATCAAAGCTTACCCTTTAAAggccaaatataaaaaataaattgagctacttaaaaaaaaacagaaacctttcaaaatattacatgtgcTTATTGAACACTTtcagaataaagttttattaataattcaaATTCTGGATTTGGAGTTAGGAGACCTGGAGTTTAGCCGTGGCATTTGTAAGATTGTCTCCTTGAGCCTCAGTAATTCTTCATAGTCTGTTTCCTAGAGAGTAGTGGCAAGGGTTGAAAGAGAGCAGTCAGGGAAAAAAtgctatttctcattttaaaaatacagacattgggtagatgctttcttttttttttttttttttttttttttttttgagacggagtttcactcttgttgcccaggctggagtgcaatggcacaatctcagctcaccacagcctccacctcccaggttcaagcgattctcctgcctcagcctccccagtagctgggactacaggcgtgtgccaccacacccagctaatgttttatttttagtagagacggggtttctccatgttggccaggctggtctcgaactccctcaggtgatccgcccgccttggcctcccaaagtgctgggattacaggcatgagccaccacgcccggcctggagtAGATGCTTTCTAAAGGAACTTCCACCTTTAAAATCTGTGATGGTTGTGTTCTATTATAAAGTGGCACCATTGGAGTCTAAGGGTGCTTGTTTGCCCTTACACTAAATGGTCCCAAGTGTTTATGTGGTTCTGACACTGCCGTCCAGTGTGAGTTGTCCCCGATACCATTGTCAATATGCctgagaaaaaaagtaatttcctGCCTTATTCTACACACAGCATTTTATACCTAGTCTGAGCGAGAATCTGAGAGTGATCTTTCCTATAGTATAGAGTAGGGTACATGGATCTTTTCACAATAAGCTGCTGCTCGGAGGCATTTGTCACTTCTGAGTTTGCAACTGTGTCAGAGGCCCCCAGAAGGCTGCTTCCAGTGAAGTGAGGTATTAACACTGAATAGATTTGGATATACTCCTGGTCACAGTCCGTTCACTTAAGAGAGAAGtatttgtgggggaaaaaagttGCCTATAAAGCATATTTCCAAGTTTTACTCttccttattaattttcattataaacTTGGAAATGTGTTTCTAGGGAGAATTTTTGGCCCTAAGAGGTAATAAAATCACACTGCAGAATGCAGCAGACCTTATAAAAGCACATATTTAAGGgaaaattctaattttacagCACACTTTTGTGTTCAGCTTGTGTGCCTTACTTATACCGGTGAGGGCGTTTGGATTTGACACAGCTGCTCAAAAGGTCTAAAGTAAAACCGCCGGCTGCCTAGTGCTGAGAACCTGACTGTAGCTCTCAACTCCTACCTGGAAAAAGACACAAACAGAAACAACTGTAACTGAGTACTGTGCACTTTTTGAGTTGTTTAGCTCCTTAAACAGCTACAGAGGCTGCTGGTCTTTAGCACCAGCTGGGCTCCTCAGGCTGGAGGATACCATAGTGGGCAGCCCCGGATTCCAAATGCAGCAGGAAGGGAAAGGAACTGGGGGATAGGAGGTCATGGCTCAGAAAAGATCCCCCTGCAGTGATGGACCGCATGGTTCCTGAAAATGAAAATCTCAGCAGGGGTTTTCAGGTAGTCCATTCAACTAGtttcttgatttataattttcataatatatgTGCCTTAAAATCTTATGCAAGCATCTGGGTTATGAAACAAGGTAAAATAGAGATGGTTATTTGCATTCTAGAAGGATTCCCTTTTACAAAAAATTCACATTAGATCTTTTATAAACCGTGCATTTAAAATATGGCATGTGCCTACGATTTTGTTTAAATGCAGCTTTGgagcgtttttttgtttttgcttttttctttttttttaagcaaggtATACCTGAAAAGAGTGAATTTCTATATTTGGACTTTCTGAATCATGATACAGACCTGCCGAACAGCTTTCACcctcttaattattttttcctctgcatGTTTTTGAGGGAAAAAGTGTGCTTCAACTCCTTTTTGGGATCCAAATTTTCTCCATTACCAGAAACAACCCTTTTCCTAATCTTCACATCTTCTCCTTGCTTGAAGCCACACCTGAGGGTTTCTTGACTCCACTTGGCTCTTCTCAGAGCTTCATTCCAGTTCCTTTTGCCTGAGCACCCATGAGATGCGCTTTGAGGGTTGTCTAATGTTGAAATGCTCTACTGAAATTTCAGAAGTTGTGAGGTCCCTCCTTAGATTAACAAAGCTGAGAGTAAAGGCCCAACACTCCCACTTTCATCTTGTGCTAGTTACCTAGTGTGGTGCCGGTGATTCAGCAGAAAAGAGCAGAGACCCTCTCTTCACTCTCATCCTGATGCTTGCTTCTCATCCCGATGCTTGCTTCTCTCCCCAGTGAGAAAGTGGCGTGTGAAAAGTGCCCTGGGAGCCATGGGCCAGTGGCAGCTTGAAGTAGGAGACCCAGCGCCCCTAGGAGCAGGGAACCTGGGGCCTGAACTCATCAAGGAAAGCAATGCCAATGTACGTCCATCTGTCCAGGTGTCTTGCACGGActgaggtgggggtgggctgTGGGCTGCTGgctcttgagggcagggaccatgtcttgTTCACCTCCTCGCCTCCAGTGTGCCACCTGGACACAGCACTCTATAAATGTTTGTTTGAATGAATACAGACATTTTGGCTTGATCGTCCCAGGGCGGGGGCTCAGGGCCTGGAGTGCTGTAGCAATAGCAGCGTCAGAGGGGAGCAGTGGAGAAGAGCTGAGGGTCTTGTTGTGCCCCGGGGTAGCGCTCtgatgagggtggagccttcccTTCCCCAGGAACAGTCCTCGAGTTGGATTTGCCTTCTGCAGCCTATCTTCATGCGCAAGGACACCAAGATGAGTTTCCAGTGGCGGATTCGAAACCTCCCCTATCCTAAGGATGTCTATAGTGTCTCTGTGGACCAGAAGGAGCGCTGCATCATTGTCAGAACAACCAACAAGAAGTGAGTAGCGTGGAAGGCACCCTGTGTGCTTGTGTATGAGCGGGGTGTAGGGTGGGGTTTGATCTGGCGTTAGGATCATTATTCAGGCCGGTCCTGCAGAGAGGAAGCCCTTCTGCTTACAGGTATTGGAAGGGCTTCCTCTCTGCAGGACCGGCCTGAATAATGTAATCAGCTCCATCGGGGAAGAGAAACTTGAATGAGTATCTAGTATAGTACCTGGCATAGATaggggctcagtaaatatttgttgaatgaatgagatgaTGAGGGAAATCACAGGACCATTAACTTGTGGTCTCAGGTGGTTCTGCTGAAAGGTTATTATGACCTTGGTCTCCTGACTGGAGCCAGGCCTTGGTAAGGGTGGCCTGGTGACATCACTGTCAGAGCTGGCAGGGAGCCATAGCTTGGAAGGCACCCCTGTCTGAAGTGGGAGTGACAGTCCTTTAAAGCAGTACTTGACAGCAGTTTAAAGCAGACTGGGCAGCAGTAAACCTAATCCCTCCCCAGACTGACAGTGGGGCAGATGCTTGGGCCGCTTGGAAGTCTCTTGCATAATGCTTCAAAAGGGGTACTCAACTTCCCTTTGTGGTCCCCTAGAGGGGAGGCAAACTGCAGGGGTTGAAAGGACAGAAGGTGGCCACAGTGCATTTCCATTTTGGAAATGCATTGATCTCATTTAGGTTTCTGGAGCCCTGACTGATCACAGGAGAACAATGCCCTGTGTGAGGCCTGAAGGGAATGACCCTGAAATGAATCAATCTTGACCTGGGCTAGAGAGAATACAGTCTAGGGACAACTCCCACAAAATAGATTTGGGCATTGAGATGGGAGGTTTTATAAGTTACCTGTCTGCAAGCTGTGAAGCCATTCAACATGCCTCATGGGGATGCCCCCACCCATCTCTTGCTTTACATGCAGTAATGGGGACACAGCTCCTTGTGCATCTCCTCAGGTGATGTGGTGCCAGTCTCCCCTTCCATCTCCCTCAGGCTCACGAGGCCCACAGGGAAGCAGGGTAGCTCCCAGACTCCCCCATCGCAGCCCTGGGTGCTGCCATCCTCTTGTGACCCCCATATCCCATTGCTTTGGCAGGGTTAAGAGGACAGGGGAAAGGGTGGAGATGGATGAATTAATTTCAGGATTATTGCTGTACATGCAGCCAGCAGCCCCTGCAGTGGGCCTTGTCTATAAATATAAAGTCATAATAATAAGGGTTTGTGTTTATAAAGCACTTTGAAGCCCTCAGATAAGAGGCAGTTTATTCCCGTTATTGTTCTCATCATTAACAGGAGTCACTGCCTAAAGTGGAATTTAGCAATTTCAGACAACAGAGAAATTGCCTGTAGGAGAACAAACTCCATGCTTCAGCAAGCATTCCTTGGTGGAAGAGGCCTTGGGTCCAAACTGGGAACAAAAGTGCTTCTGATAGCACTTGAATCTGcagcccagcactttgtgaagctggCTGCTGCCTCTTTTTTGTCCCCCAGAGGTCACTGTCGAATACAGATATCAGACAGAAATGTGATTACCAGGGAGTGAGGAAAGAGGCTAGCTAGCTCACCAAAAAATTCATCTGCCAGCATATCCTCTGGGTCCCATCTCCTGCGCACATCCAGCCATAGGTGGCGCTGTTGGCCAGGAGCTCCATGGCTGGAGGCCCAGGCTAGCTCTCAAGGCAAGCAGGGGTTGTTGGACATTTTTGAAATGATGGGTGAGGCCAGGTGGGATGGGAGTGATGCCCCTGGAGGGGCAGGGCTGAGGGTTGGATTCCCATAGAGGACAGAGGAGTGTTTCAGGGCCCACTTTGGAACCCACACTGAGCCTCTGGTCCAGTGTCCCAGCCTGGCTCATCCCTGCCCTCCTCAGGTCTCTCTGTTGGGAGGTAACCTAGAGGCCGCTGAACCCTTAGCCAGATCGTTCCCGAACCTAGTGGCATTTTTACCTTCTACCTGGAAGAATGTATTTTATACCTTTACTCCCATTAATTATATAGAACTCAATGggtattcctttattattattattaatttggaagggagagatttatttctcatcaGGGGTTACAGCCTGCAtagacattcttttttatttttatttttatttatttattttttttttaagagatggagtcttggctgggcgcggtggctcacgcctgtaatcccagcactctgggaagccaaggcaggtggatcatctgaggtcaggagtttgagaccagcctggccaacatggcgaaaccctgtctctctaaaaatacaaaaattagccaggcgtggtggtgcatgcctgtagtcccagctactcgggaggctgaggaaggagaatcgcttgaacccaggaggtagaggttgcagtgagccaagatcatgccattgcactccagcctgggtgacagagtgagactccatctcaaaaaaaaaaaaagagatggagtcttgccctattgcccaggctagagtccacttcttgcaatcatagctcactgtagctttgaactcctgggctcaagggatcctcccgcctcatcctcctgagaagctgggactataggcgcatacCACCCAATCTGGCCaagtttaaacaattttttatagCGTTGAGGGTCTCTCCATTttgcccaagctgctctcaaaatcctgggctcaagtgatcctcctgccttggcctcctgaagtgctgagattacaagcatgagccaccacacccagaccagGGTGGCCATTCTGGCAGGTGGGGAAGTGTGGCCTCTGGCCAGAAGCCAAAAACTCAATGGCTACTCCCTTCCACAGTGTTTAGCTTTTTAAGGATATAGtacatttaaaatctgttttctgaTCATCATTCTGTCAGGAGGTGGACAGGATCCATACTTTTATTCTTGTGTTATAGatgattatataaatgtatatataaagtcAGCATGATGAACCAGCTTGCTGAAAGTTAGTGACTGTCTCTCCTGATACTCAGACATCTGCACTTCAGAAATGCACATCATGGCATTTCTCTCTGATTTGACCTCTTCCTTCACCTGGAGGTTCCATAACCTGCCCCAGTTCTAATATTCTGGAATGTGGTTACTAACCAAAGCCAGAGTTTCTTTACCCATACTTGCCTTGTCTCTGAAGAGCTGGGTTGGTGACTTTACTTGAAGGAATTGATTGCAGTGTATCATGTCCTTGGCCTCACATATTAGTGAGGGATGAATCAGGGAAGGAAAAAAGTGCTTTTCCAGGATCCCAGTGTTGGACCATCTATTCCTGATAACGTTTGTGCAGAAAGAGGGCTCCTAGCCTCAGCCTGGAAGTTGGCCGCTGTAGGTGGAATGAGCCAGGGTGCAGGAGTGAGAAGTTGTTGGGTTAAATCTGGCCTCTGCCACTGTTAGCTGTAGAATTTAGGCAAGGTTTCCTCATCTATCAGAGAAGACTCACAGCTACTTCACAGATTTTGGGGAATTTGATGAAATCATATATGTACAGGCCAGCACAACGGCTGGCCTGAAGCAGGTCCTCAACAGTTCTTTGGAAATTGGAATCTGAGGAGAGCTTGGCTGATTTGACATCGGTGATAGTAACACTGTGGGAGGTGTTAATAGGCTTCACTAGAAAAAAGGATTCTgtggttaaataaatttaagaaactcTGGATTAAACAGGCTTCTCTTTGGTGGGGCCGAGAGCCtttagtatgtgtgtgtgattgtgaCTGTCTAGCAGGGGGCGACTGTGGGTGGGGGTGCCAAGTTTGCCCAGAGCCTTGATGTTTAAGAAGATTTGCTTGCTGCTTTTCTAAAGGCGGACTGGTTGGAGGCTTCTCTGGACCCCTCTGGCCATGCGGTGTGCAGGTGTGCATGGCACCCCCTCTGAGGTATGTGAGGCATGACCCAAGTGATTGTCCACAGCAGCCCTGCTCCTgccttcagcctccagagtctcTCTCCCTCTGAGGGCCTGGCCTCTGGTGCCCTTTTGGGTTGAAAGGCTGGATTGGGGAGGGGATACAGTAGAGAGTGGTGGGAGGCAATAGATCATTACTGAAATAGTCAAAATGGAGGAGTCGTCTGTCAAACAGGGAGAAGACAGGTACAGAGTTGGCCTGTTCTGGGCCCTTTGACATTGACTTCAAGTTCATCTAGTGCAGCTCTTTTATTCGAAGAAggaatgtggaaactgaggcccagaaattaAGTGACCTGTCCGGGGTCACAAGGCAGGGCCAGGAGTTCTGCTACAAGCCTTTACTTCCACATACATCTTTTGAAGACTTTTGACATTCAGAAAGGAAGGCCACTGATGTGTTGGAGAGAGTACCCAGGGGACCCGCAGAGTGTTCGGACCCCAGGGGAGACAACCTGTTCATTGTTGAacatccccacctcccacctcaatATCTGCCCCATCATTGGACAAATGCAAATAATCTAGACTATGGCGGGCTATTACtttgtggtgagaatgtggagacaTGGAGGTGTCAGGAGATTTGGGGAATTCTCACTTTAATACGGGCTTCTCTGTTTACCAGCTTTGTGAGTTGGGCAAGATATCTaacttttctgggcctcagtttccttttgttTAAAAGTGGATAATAGAAGTAACCAACCTGAGAGAGTTGTTTTGACAATTAAATGTGTTTAGAACCTGGCACAGAATAAGCTCTTAAAATGTCATCTTTCATTGTATGGCTGAAATAGAACATTGAAGGGAGGTGGGAATGGGGGAGAGCGGGGCATCTGCAGGAAGCCAGGGAACTATCCTGCTGTAAGGGTTCATCTTTTAGCAGAAACAAAACAAGGTCTGATCAGCAGGGATATGGCcttgttcctttttttgagattgagtctggctctgttgcccaggctggagtgcagtggcacgatcttggctcactgcaacctccgccccctgggttcaagtgactctcctgcctcagcctcccaagtagctaggactacaggtgctgctaccacgcctggctaagttttgtgcttttagtagagacagggtttcaccatgttggccaggctggtcttgaactcctggcctcaagtgatctgcctacctcggcctcccaaaatgctgggattacagaagtgagccactgcatctggagGCCTTGTTTCTTCttcatccttttcttttaattttttgtagagacagggtctcgctatgttgcccaggctggtcttgaactcctggcctcaagtgatcctcccacctcagcctcccaaagtgctgggattacaggcatgagtcaccaggcCCGCCCTCTTCTTCATCCTTAAATCCCCAGCTCACAGCTCAAGGTCTGGGACACAGTTgatgcccaataaatgtttgctgccTACCTACAGCTGCCTGAGGCTGAACGTTATGACCCTTCCAGAAGCACAGTGGGTCTCTCTCTTGTCCAGGTGCTGGTGAGAAAGTCAAGTACAGTACCTATCATGGAAAAACCCTATGTCTGGGGGAATGGGTGTGAGAAGGGGGTGGGCTTCCCcaggaggagaaaaggcagatGCTCCCTACTCCCTTGAGCCTATCGGGAGCTTCTAAGAAGTTGGTTAACCTCGACCAATAAACTAAATCTATTACAAGAGACTCAAAACCAAGCTGAGCCTCCACCTGCTCTGCCTCCATTCCTCTTGCCTGGTGGTAGGAGTAGTTCAAGGAAAGCAGGTGCAAGCTATGCACCTAAAGTTCCCTCTGATCCTGTCCTTGCTGTTGTGGCCAAGCCCTGGGATTCATTTTCCGGTCCCACTGCCCCAGCCTGGGGGAATGGTTCTGCTGGGCTGCTTCCCTCCTGGTTCTGCTTTTTGTGTATATTTGCAGGGAAGATGTTAACACTTCCTAACAAGTCTTTGTGTTCATCTAATCTCTGCTGTTTAACCTTTGACTCTCCCCTATTATCAGTGTCTGCCACCTTTGCTGGCCAGACCAAAGGCCCCAGGAAGAGCCCTCAGCCTGAGCTGGCTAGgaagaggatgaggcaggcattCCATCCCCGGTTTGCAGGCAGATGGATCGCCTTTCCCTGGGGCAGAGCTTTGGAAAATAAAGCAACTTGCAATGCCATTAGGatcccccagcccccactcctTTTGAACTGTCAGCCTTTAAGTAAACATTCTTTTCCTGCCATGGGTCCCAGTACcttggtggggagtggggaaccTGGGAGGAGAGGGGCCCCGAGAGCCTCTGTTGAACGGAGGGATTTGGGCAGGGAGGACGGGGGCAGAAGTGCTGCATTGATGTCAACTCTCTGAGTCCCCAGGGCATAGGGGCTTTTGAAGTGGACTCAGGGTAGCTGTCACCACAAGGACCAGGCCCCTCTGAAGTACTAAAAGCCCCATCCTCCCCAGGCCTCTCACTTGAGTTTGTTTGTACCTGCCTGAGGTGTTTCCCTTCACAGCCCATACAACCTCTGCAGCAGAAAGTGATGCCTTGCCCAAGTGACAGGTCTAGCAGCCCCTGGCCAGAGCCTAAGCCACATTTCCACCAAGGAAAATGCCAAATTGGTGTACTGTTAGAGATGAGGAGGCCATTCATTGTGCTTTGGTGTAGTAAGGATCAGACCAAGGACAAGGAATCTTACTCTAATCTTGACTCCCATCCCTACCGACAACTGGCCGTGAAACAAGGCAAGAtatttcatctctctgagc is a genomic window containing:
- the DPCD gene encoding protein DPCD isoform 4 (isoform 4 is encoded by transcript variant 4), coding for MAVTGWLESLRTAQKTALLQDGRRKVHYLFPDGKEMAEEYDEKTSELLVRKWRVKSALGAMGQWQLEVGDPAPLGAGNLGPELIKESNANPIFMRKDTKMSFQWRIRNLPYPKDVYSVSVDQKERCIIVRTTNKKRTGWRLLWTPLAMRCAGVHGTPSEIDTSYLWMTPC